The nucleotide window AAAGTTCACGCCGGCGCCGAGCAGGCGGCCCACCGACGCATTGAAGGCGAAGGCGGTGGCGCGAATCCGCGTCGGGTATTGCTCGGGTAGCCACAGCGAGAAAATCGCGAAGTTGCCGCCGAAAAACCCGAGGAACAGCAGCGACCCCATGAAGAGGTTGAGTCCGTTCGGCAGATAGAAGACCCAGCCGAACGCGAACACGATCGACACCGCCATGCCGGCGAAGTACGCGGCGAGCGCGAGCCGCCGCCCGAGCCGTTCCGCCAGCCAGGGAGCGGCGAGGCAACCGAGAATCGTCCCCACGGAGAGCACCGCCGCCCCGATCGATGCGAGATGCACGGCGCCGACGCGGTCAATGCCGGCGCGCGTCGCCAGTGTCACGACCGCGCTGGCTTCGTAGACCGAACCCGCCCACAGGCCGATGATCGCGACACCCACGAGGCTCGCGCTGGTCAACGTGCGGCGCCGGTAGGCCGGCGCGAAGATCTCCAGCAGCGGCCGGCGAGCCCGCGCGGGCGGCGCACTCGCTTGCCCGGCACCGTGCGTGGCCTTGCGCCACTGCCCCGGCTCCTTCACCTTGAGCACCGTGAAAATCGCGAGCAATGCCGGCGCGAGGCCGCACAGAAACATGGCGCGCCAGCCGTATGTCGCGCCGACGGTGTAGTTCAGCAAGGCGGCGAGAAAGAATCCCACGTAGTAACCCGTCTGCAGATAGCCTGCGCCCATCTTGCGGCGATCCTCCGGCCAGCTCTCGGCCACATAGGTGCCGGCCAGCGCCCATTCGCCGCCCACGCCGATGCCGGCGATCAACCGGAACGCGGCCAGCTCCCAGACGTTGTGCGCGAACGCCGCGGCGCCCGTGAATACCGAATAGATGAGGATGCTCGCGGCCAGCGTCTTCACCCGCCCGAAGCGGTCGGCGAGCGGCCCCCAGATGAACGACAGTCCCCAGCCGATCAGAAACAGCGCAAACAGGATCGAACCGTACATGCCGAGGTTGCCGGGCGTGGCGGCAATGCCCGAGGCGGGCAGCAGTTCGGCGAGCGCCGGCATCAGCACCAGCGCGTAGATCACCGAATCCACGCCGTCCATCACCCACCCCGAGTAAACCGCCCAGAAGCCGCCGATCTGCTCGCGGGTCAGGGGTGTGCGCCGGGGCTCGAGCGCCGGCGTCGATGCAGCAATCACTTTGGACATGCCCGTCTCCTGGCCGACCTGCGCCGGCCGTTTTGAAGCGGCGCCGCACCGTTCAGTCCGGGGCACGCTTCGGTTTTTTGTGGCTTGAGTATAAGAACGTGCTCGATAATCGAAAAATATGATATTTCTCTAGCTCAATCGGATTTCCTTATGGGATGAAGGAGCGAGCGACGCGCATGGATCTGCGGCAACTACGGTATTTCGTGAAGGTGGTGGAGTGCGGCAACGTCACGCGGGCGGGCGAGGCGCTGCATATCGCGCAGCCCGCGATCAGCCAGCAGATGCGCAATCTGGAAACCGATCTGGGCATGCAACTGCTCGAGCGCAGCGTGCATGGCGTCGCGCCCACGGCCGCGGGGCAGACGCTCTACCGGCACGCCGTGGACTTGCTGAGGCAAGCCGACGGCACGCGTGAATTGCTGCGCCAGGACGCGGAGTTGCCACAGGGGAAAGTGTCGGTCGCCATGCCGTCGAGTACGGCGCGCATGGTCGCCATTCCACTCGCGCGCACGATTCGCGATCGTTATCCGGGCATTGCGCTGGAATTGATCGAAGCGCCGAGCGCGGACCTCGGCAATCTGATCGGTGGTGGACGGGTAGAGCTGGCCGTCGTGGTCGACGCAGTCGAAACACGCGGCGTCACTTCGCAGAAGCTGCTGACCGAAGCGCTCTATCTGATTGCGTGGCCGGAATTTCCGATGCCGCACGAGCCCGTGCCGATCGCCGAGCTGGCGCGCATGCCGCTGATCCTGCCGAGCGCGCCGAACACGATTCGCAGCCGGGTCGAATGGGCGCTGCGCGAGGCCGGGCAGCCGTGCGAGATTCTGTTCGAAGCCAGTTCGACCGCGCTATTGTTCGCCGCGGTGATGGCGAAGCTCGGCGTGACGATCTTGCCGTGGACGGCAGCTCACGTGGAACTCGATGAACGCAAGCTCAAGCTCGCCAAAGTCGACCACCGACTGTTTTCGCGCGACCTGTCGCTGTGCTGGCACGACACGGCGTTGCTGAGCAACGCCGTGCAGAAAGTGAAGACGACGATCCTCGAACTGTTCGACCGCCTCGGAAAGCGGCCAGAGTGGACGGCAGCGGATTAGGGCGCCGCCTCGCGCGGGAGAATGCTCGTCAGGAAGTCCGCGCCCGCCGCACGAAGATGCGTCGCGTGAGATCGAACGCCACCAGATTGCCGGCCACCACTAGCAACAGTCCGACCACGGCCAGCGCTGACCACTGATAGTCTTCGAATACCGTCGACACCGCCAGCGCCACGATCGGAAACAACACCGTGCAATAAGCAGCCCGCTCGGGTCCGATGCGCCCGACCAGCATCAGGTACGCCGTAAAGCCGATCACCGAGCCGAAGATCGCGAGATAGGCGAGCGCGCCGAGATAACGCGCGGACGGCTCGACGGCGAACGAGAAGCCCGCCAATGCGCTTCCCACCGTCAAGACGCCGGCGCCGATCAGCATCGCCCAGCTATTCGTGGCGAACGGGTGCAGGCCCATCGACTGCATCCGGCTCGACAACAGGTTGCCGGCCGAAAAGCATAGGGTTCCGAGAAACGCGATCCCGAGCCCGAACCACGCGGCGTGGTCGTTGAGATGTCCCGTCATCTGCTGAACGAACAAACATACGATACCGACGAGCCCCAACGCCGCCCCGGCAATCGCCGTGGGTTGCAACGGCCGGCCCATGAACAGGCGGCCGTTGATCGAATTCAGCAGCGGCGCGGTGGAAAACACCACCGCCACGAGTCCACTCGGCACCACCTGTTCGGCGTAGTAGAAACACAGAAAGTTCAGGCAGAAGAGCGCCAACCCTTGTGCGACCAGGAGTCGCCACGCGGCGCGCGGCGGCAAGATCGGCCGGCGCATGATACGCAGCAGCGCGAACAGCACGAGCGCCGCGATCCAGAAACGCCAGGCAATGGATACCGGTGGCGGCACCGCCCCCAATTGCCATTTGATTGCGATCCACGTGGTGCCCCAAATCAACACGGTGGCGGCATATAGGAACAAATTCATGGTCAAGCCTGCAGCAGCAAATACGGAAGCCCACTATGCCGCAGCCCTGCTGGCCGCACTTGTCCAGGATTGCGCACTTTTCCGGAGTAGCGAGCCGCCGCGCGTGAGCGGCCGTATACTCACGCTCATTCAGCCATGACAAGTATTTCGCCTGCTTCATGAACACCAGACCGTCCGCACCCGCGATCCACTCCACTGAAACGCCGTTCGGCCTTCAGTCGGTGTGTCACACGCTGAGCAGCGCCAACGCGAATCTGGACCGCTTCGCGTGGCTCGGCGACCGGCTGGCCATCGCCGTCTGGACGCGCGACACGGAAGAAGCCGAGACCGTCTACGAGCGGCCGGGCCATCACACTCTGTCGTGCTATCTGGACGGCGGCTATCGCACCGAGCGTCAGAAGATGCCGGGGCATTACGGCGCGCCGTCGCGGCTCTGCGCGCTGCCAGGCGATCACGAATCACGCTGGTGGGTGCGCGGCCACATGCATTTCATGCACCTGTACTTCCTGCCGGAGCATTTCACGCAGCGCGCCGTTCAGGAACTCGATCTCGAGCCGCGCGAACTGACGCTCGCCGATCGCACGTATTTCGAAGACGCCCGCATCGCCGCGTTGTGTCAATCGCTGGCGAATGAAGACTGGCAGGACCCGGACGGCTTGCTGCGTACCAATGAGACTGCGCATCAGGTGCTGAGTCTGCTGTTGCGCGCGCAAGGCGTGCGCCGCACGGATGCGTCGCTCAAAGGCGGTTTGTCGGTCGCGACTCGCAGGCGGCTGCGCGACTATATCGACAGTCATCTCTCGCAGACGCTCACGCTCGGCGAGCTTGCCGGCATAGCGGCGTTGTCGGAATTTCATCTTGCGCGCATGTTCCGCACGTCGTTCGGACTGCCGCCCGCCGCGTGGATCGCGCAGCAGCGGCTCGAACGCGCCCGCACGCTATTGCGCACCACGGCGCTGCCGCTCGCGCAGGTCGCCGAACAGTGCGGCTACGCTAACGCCAGTCATTTCAGTCACCGTTTCCGCGAGAGCGTGGGCGTGGCGCCGACTGCGTATCGGCAGGCTATCGCCGCCTGAGCGAGGGCCGGCGCGCTCGGCTTCACTGCAGCGCCATCGCCAGCACGCGTGCCACGTGAATCGCGTCGACGCCCGCGCCGTCGTGGATCTGATGCCGGCAACTCGTGCCGTCCGCGACCATGAGCGTGTTGCCGTCCATCTTGCGCACCGCCGGCAGCAGCGAGAGTTCCGCCATGGCCTGGGACGTCGCGTAGTGCTCGGCCTCATAGCCGAAACTGCCCGCCATCCCGCAGCACGACGACTCCACCGTCGATACCTTTAATTCAGGAATCCACTTCAATACGGTCTGCACGGGTGTGAAGGCGTCGAAGGCCTTTTGATGGCAATGCCCATGCACCAGCGCCTGCTGTTGGGCCAACGGCTTCAGCGCGAGCTGCAAACGTCCAGCCTTGTCCTCCCGCACCAGAAACTCTTCGAATAGAAACGCCTGCTTCGAGAGCCGCTGCGCTTCTTCGCCGAAGCCGTAGTGCAGAAACTCGTCGCGCAACGACAACAAGCACGACGGCTCCAACCCGACAATCGCCACGCCGCGCTCCACGAACGGCTTGAACAGATCGAGCATGCGCCGCGCTTCCTGCTTCGCTTCATCGACGAGACCTGCCGCGAGGAACGTGCGGCCGCAACACACGGGCCGCTCGCCCTGACGCGCGTTGAAGTGCACCGTGTAACCCGCCG belongs to Paraburkholderia sp. FT54 and includes:
- a CDS encoding LysR substrate-binding domain-containing protein, whose protein sequence is MDLRQLRYFVKVVECGNVTRAGEALHIAQPAISQQMRNLETDLGMQLLERSVHGVAPTAAGQTLYRHAVDLLRQADGTRELLRQDAELPQGKVSVAMPSSTARMVAIPLARTIRDRYPGIALELIEAPSADLGNLIGGGRVELAVVVDAVETRGVTSQKLLTEALYLIAWPEFPMPHEPVPIAELARMPLILPSAPNTIRSRVEWALREAGQPCEILFEASSTALLFAAVMAKLGVTILPWTAAHVELDERKLKLAKVDHRLFSRDLSLCWHDTALLSNAVQKVKTTILELFDRLGKRPEWTAAD
- a CDS encoding AraC family transcriptional regulator yields the protein MNTRPSAPAIHSTETPFGLQSVCHTLSSANANLDRFAWLGDRLAIAVWTRDTEEAETVYERPGHHTLSCYLDGGYRTERQKMPGHYGAPSRLCALPGDHESRWWVRGHMHFMHLYFLPEHFTQRAVQELDLEPRELTLADRTYFEDARIAALCQSLANEDWQDPDGLLRTNETAHQVLSLLLRAQGVRRTDASLKGGLSVATRRRLRDYIDSHLSQTLTLGELAGIAALSEFHLARMFRTSFGLPPAAWIAQQRLERARTLLRTTALPLAQVAEQCGYANASHFSHRFRESVGVAPTAYRQAIAA
- a CDS encoding MFS transporter, whose amino-acid sequence is MSKVIAASTPALEPRRTPLTREQIGGFWAVYSGWVMDGVDSVIYALVLMPALAELLPASGIAATPGNLGMYGSILFALFLIGWGLSFIWGPLADRFGRVKTLAASILIYSVFTGAAAFAHNVWELAAFRLIAGIGVGGEWALAGTYVAESWPEDRRKMGAGYLQTGYYVGFFLAALLNYTVGATYGWRAMFLCGLAPALLAIFTVLKVKEPGQWRKATHGAGQASAPPARARRPLLEIFAPAYRRRTLTSASLVGVAIIGLWAGSVYEASAVVTLATRAGIDRVGAVHLASIGAAVLSVGTILGCLAAPWLAERLGRRLALAAYFAGMAVSIVFAFGWVFYLPNGLNLFMGSLLFLGFFGGNFAIFSLWLPEQYPTRIRATAFAFNASVGRLLGAGVNFLLAAAIHWQGSLGLPVAWTAAAFVIGLLILPFAVETRHQTLPE
- a CDS encoding EamA family transporter; translated protein: MNLFLYAATVLIWGTTWIAIKWQLGAVPPPVSIAWRFWIAALVLFALLRIMRRPILPPRAAWRLLVAQGLALFCLNFLCFYYAEQVVPSGLVAVVFSTAPLLNSINGRLFMGRPLQPTAIAGAALGLVGIVCLFVQQMTGHLNDHAAWFGLGIAFLGTLCFSAGNLLSSRMQSMGLHPFATNSWAMLIGAGVLTVGSALAGFSFAVEPSARYLGALAYLAIFGSVIGFTAYLMLVGRIGPERAAYCTVLFPIVALAVSTVFEDYQWSALAVVGLLLVVAGNLVAFDLTRRIFVRRARTS